The following is a genomic window from Octopus sinensis unplaced genomic scaffold, ASM634580v1 Contig13292, whole genome shotgun sequence.
TGAAAACACTGGGGAATCGGAAGGCATCTCAAAGTCCCCTAATTCTTGTTCGGAAGCGAATGGGAGTCCTGAAGAGCCTAGATCCATTAGTGAGGAAGTTCAGGCCAATCATGAAGccaataaaaaccttcaaaaatCCAAACAACGAGGACGAAGGACATCGATCAAACCACACCAAATTGGGCTACTTACAGAATTGTACGAAAGTGAAAGAAAGCCATCACGTCATATATTGGAAGAAATGAGTAAATTGACTGGACTAACAATTCGCGTCATCCAAGTCAGGATGGAGGTCTCTAGTGTTAGGTCTGGTTTCAAAACAGAAGGTCCAAGGAACGGAGAAACAACCCGAGCAACTCGAGCCTCCTACCCCTTAATCAACCTCCTGATAACACAGAAGTTGGAATCCACCAACATCAGTTTAATCAAAGGCCACAAATCCTCCAGAATAACACACCTGGAAAtagtttgttttcattatttataacAGATTATCAACACTATGGAAACGAATATTATCCAGAAAG
Proteins encoded in this region:
- the LOC115229628 gene encoding LIM/homeobox protein Lhx1-like — translated: MSHMYHVECLKCRCCNKRLKTGDSFSYADKSTLYCMDYFHKNTCLVIELFLVKTENTGESEGISKSPNSCSEANGSPEEPRSISEEVQANHEANKNLQKSKQRGRRTSIKPHQIGLLTELYESERKPSRHILEEMSKLTGLTIRVIQVRMEVSSVRSGFKTEGPRNGETTRATRASYPLINLLITQKLESTNISLIKGHKSSRITHLEIVCFHYL